Within uncultured Methanoregula sp., the genomic segment CGAGATCACCCAGATCATTGATTTGCGGGATGAACTTGCATGAAGCGTTCACTCATGGACATTCTCTGTTGCCCGGTCTGCAAGGGGGATCTCACCCTTCATGTCGAGACGGAAAACGAGAAAGAGATTCTCGAAGGCGGGCTGCAGTGCGCTGCCTGCAGCGTTGAGTATCCTATCCACGAAGGCATTCCAAACCTGCTGCCCCAGACATCCCAGTAAGAGGTACCGGTATGAATCTCCCGTTCGCCCTGCCAGCATTGATCAGTCCGGTTGTACAGGGAGACGAACCCGGCTATGAAATTTTTCTCAACCGGAGCGGGATCAATTCGATCGATCTTCCCCGCGGAAAGATCACGGCAGAAGGCGGCGACAAGCTGGTGCTGAAATTCACCAA encodes:
- a CDS encoding methytransferase partner Trm112, which codes for MKRSLMDILCCPVCKGDLTLHVETENEKEILEGGLQCAACSVEYPIHEGIPNLLPQTSQ